From the genome of Gracilinanus agilis isolate LMUSP501 chromosome 2, AgileGrace, whole genome shotgun sequence, one region includes:
- the LOC123236566 gene encoding serine protease inhibitor Kazal-type 6-like, translating into MKTAITCILFSLVLGVIFSDAARQVGKAGGPNKNQKLDTSKQKMNSGANADQEEMKNMGKLSTGNTLGSQVSTTKLSEDQVICPALFDPVCGSDGKTYSNMCMFGEANKKSNGKLNLKHKGKC; encoded by the exons ATGAAGACAGCAATTACATGCATACTCTTCTCCTTAGTTCTGGGTGTCATCTTCTCAG ATGCAGCCAGACAAGTCGGGAAGGCAGGTGGACCCAATAAAAATCAGAAGCTAGATACTTCTAAACAAAAGATGAATTCAGGGGCTAATGCTgatcaagaagaaatgaaaaatatgggtAAATTATCTACTGGCAACACACTGGGTAGTCAAGTGAGTACtact aaattatcagaggaCCAGGTCATCTGCCCAGCACTCTTTGACCCTGTCTGTGGCTCTGATGGGAAAACTTATAGCAACATGTGTATGTTTGGTGAAGCAAATAA GAAAAGCAATGGAAAACTAAACCTGAAACACAAAGGAAAGTGCTGA